DNA from Desulfuromonas sp. AOP6:
GAAAAAGAGCAGGAGGTATTTGAGGGAGCGCAGCAGCGTATCGAGCCAGCGCCAGGGCTTGAAGGTGCGGCCGAAAAGATGGCGGCCCAGCTTCCAGGCTCCTTCCGACAGCGTCCCCACCGGGCAAAGCCAGGAGCAGAAGGACTTCTTGGCCAGCAGACTCATGACCAAGAAGGTCAAAAAGAGCACGAGGGCCGCCGGATGCACGTCGTGGACAAAACCGTTGACCAGCCAGTGCTTGAGGCTGACCAAGGCGCCGATGGGCAGAAATCCTTCCACTCCAGGCGGCCTGGAAACATAGGGAGCGGCGCCGCCTGACTCAAAGTGGCGCACAAAGAGGCCGAAGCGAACGCCGATAAAGACAATCCAGGCCAGAAATCCCCATTGCACCAAAGCGCGCCAGAAAGAGGTTTTTTGCCTTATCTCGATCCAGTTCATCCCCTGTCTCCCTTATCTCTCAAACAAAAATAGAAAGACGGTAGCCCAGGGATGGGACCATTTCTTTGACCTGGGTCATTTTTAAACTGCCGATAGGCACTTTTGCGGGATTGCACAGAGAACATACGGATTTATAGCGGCCACCAGGAAGAGAGCCCTAGGATGGTCAGGTAACGCAGCCCCTTGCCGATGGCCACCAGCAGCAGAAACAGCCAGACGCGCACCTTCATGACGCCGGCCACCAGGGTCAGAGCGTCCCCCACCACCGGCAGCCAGGCCAGCAGCAACACCCAGAAACCATAGTGCTGAAACCAGCGCTGGCCCTTGTCGATCTGCTCGCCGCTGAAATAGAACCAGCGGCGGTCACGGTAGTGCAGGAGCCAGCGCCCCAGCCCATAGTTGGCGAAGGAACCCAGGGTATTGCCCAGGGTCGCCGTCGCCAGTAGCACAAAGGGCGGATAGCCTTCGCGCAGCAGAGCGAAGAGGATCACCTCAGAGGAAAAAGGCAGAATGGTCGCCGCCAGAAAAGAGGCGGCAAAGAGCATCAGGCAGGACAGGACCATGGCGTCAGTCAGTCACTCAGGCAGAAAGATGGAGCAGACCTCAAAAAAGTACCCCCGGACAACCCAGTCCGGGGGCGGTAAATAAAGGATTCATCGCCCTAGCGTTTGGCGATGATCCAGACGGCATGCACGATGCCGGGGATATAGCCGAGCAGGGTCAGCAGGATATTGATCCAGAATTGGGCCCCGATGCCCACCTGCAGAAAGACCCCGAGGGGAGGCAGCAGAATCGCGATGAGAATGCGTACGAGATCCATGGAAAGTGTCCTTTCTTGTTTGCGGGTTTTTGACTGTTTTTGTCCGTCAGGACATATCTCAGTGCGGCTTGAGACCTTCTTTCTCCATCAGGTCGACGCCATAATCGATGGCCACAGCGTAGGAGATATTGGTGTTCGTTTCCACTGTATTTCGCCCGTCCGTATACTCCTTGGAGGCTTCCTGGGGATCAAAGCGGCCATTGATGATACCGATGACCAGACCGTCTTCTACACTTACCAGAGGACCGCCCCGATCACCATGATGGATCATGCTGTCGAAAAGAAGAAGCCGCGTCTGATTGTTGGAGAGCACCTTGCCGCTCACCACAGCGTTCATCGCTACCAGGGTATGCAGGGATTGGTGACCGAAGGCGAATCCCAGGGCCATGACACTGTTGCCAGTCATGGTGCTCATCGCCGTCCCGATAAAATGATCAGGCATGCGGATGCCGATGTCTTGGTCCATTTTCAGCAGGGCGAGGTCTCGCTCGTGGCTTCGCCGAACAACCTTTACCGGGATGGAGGTCACCGTCTCCTGGTTGATGGAAACGAACTCGCTGCCCGAATCACCAGGGACCACCATCAGTTGTCCTTCCTCGGGCAGAATGTGGGAAACCGACAGAAGATAACCATCTTCATGAACCAGAAAGGCCGTGCCAAGAAACTGCACATTTTCCCCCTGGCGCCGAAAGATCATCATGCAGCCGCCGCTGAATTTCTGGAACACATTGCCGAGCATATAACCCCCTCTCCATCCATCTATTAATTGGATAACTGCTGACACTGCCCTTTTCCCGTCCCTTCAGCCCTACCAGAAGCGTCGCCGGCCAAAGGTAGGCAGCTTGGCCGTTGGCCTGGTCCTGAACTCCCGCGTTCGCGCCCCATCAATGGACAGTTCGAACGATTGGCCTTCCTTGTATTCGGCAAGACCTTTGTGCAGGGCCACACACATGCCCAGCAGGATAACGGAAAAGGGGAGCCCGGTGGCAATGGCCGCCGTCTGCAGAGCCACCAGACCGCCACCGAAGAGGAGCACCGCCGCCACCACGCCTTCGAGGATCGCCCAGAATACACGCTGCATGAGCGGCGGTTCAGGATTGCCTCCCGCCGTGATGATATCGATCACCAGGGAGCCTGAATCGGAGGAGGTGACAAAAAAGGTGATGACAACGACGATGGCCAGCATGGAAGTCACCGACTGCAAGGGATAGTGTTCCAACAGCTTAAAGAGGGAGACCGGTACATTCTCCTGGACCGCCTTTCCGATATCGCCCGCGCCGAACATCTCGATATTGATGGCGCTGTTGCCGAAGACTGTGATCCAGATAAAAGTGATGAAAGTCGGTATCAGCAGAACTCCCTTGATGAACTCACCTACGGTCCGGCCGTAGGAAACCCGCGCGATGAACATGCCGACAAAAGGCGACCAGGAAATCCACCAGCCCCAGTAGAAAATCGTCCAGGCCTGCTGCCAGTCCGTCGCCTCATAGGTTTCGTTCCAGGTGGCCAATTGGGGCAGATTCTGCAGATAGAACCCGATATTCTCCATCAGCGCTTTCATGATGAACAAGGTCGGACCCAGCAGCAGGACAAAGAGCATCAGACCACCGGCGAGATAGACGTTAATCTCGCTGAGCAGCTTGATGCCGCTATTGATGCCGCGCACAACGGACCAGGTAGCTACGGCGGTGATGCCGGCAATGAGCATCACCTGCACCGTGACGGACTGGGGAATGCCGAAGAGATGATTGAGGCCGGCGTTGACCTGCTGGACTCCCAGGCCGAGGGAGGTGGCGACACCGAACAGGGTCGCCACGGTGGCCATGATATCGATGATATTGCCGATCGGTCCGTAGATGCGCTCCCCGAAGAGAGGGTAGAAGACCGAACGGATCGACAGGGGCAGCCCCTTATTGAAGGCGAAAAAGGCCAGAGACAGGCCGACAATGGAGTAAATGGCCCAGGGATGGAGCCCCCAGTGGAGAAAGGTCAGGTCCATACCGACCCGGGCCGCCTCGGCCGTCCCCGGTTCCACCAGGGGCGAGGCGATGAAATGGAACATCGGTTCGGCCACCCCGTAAAAGAGCAGACCGATCCCCATCCCGGCAGAAAAGAGCATGGAAAACCAGCCCAGGGTAGTGAACTCGGGAACCGCCTCGGCCCCTCCGAGGCGAATGCCGGAGAAGCGCCCAAGGAGCAGAGAGACGACATAGACCAGGATGATGTTCATGGTCCAGACAAAAAACCAGCCGGCATAGGTGCCGATGAAGGACTGCAGACTGGCAAAAAAGTCGTCCACGTTGGCCCCAAAAATGAGAGTCAGGGCGACAAAAAGCACGATCAGCCCGGCCGAGGTGAAAAACACCCACGGGTGAACATCCAGGTGAAACCAGCCTTTTTCCTCCCCTTTTTCGTCCATGACGGAACCTCCCGGTCTCAAGATTTATCGCGCTTCATCAGCCCAGTTTTGCCGAGAAAGTCTAACAAAGCTGGTGGGTTTTGCAAGACTTTGAATCTTTTGACCCCTATGGGAGGCCTGACCGAATACCCTCCCGGGGCAAATCTTTCCTCTCGGTAAAGGTCAAAAAAAAAGCCCTGGTATCCTTTCAAAAATACCAGGGCTTTGCACAAACTGATGCGATAGGGGGCTATACGCTAAAACGCCCCGCCGCCCAGCACTTTGTAAAGGGAGACCAAGTTCTCCAGGCGCGCCAGCCGAACGGCAACCAGGCCCTGGCGGGCGCCGTACAAGGAGCGCTGGGAGTCGAGCAGGCTGAGGAAACTGTCCACGCCCCGCGTATAACGCAGCTCGGAAAGGTTGTAAGTGGCCGCCGTCGCCTCGACCAGGGCCTGCTGGGCCTGCAGTTGATCGACGATCGTTTCCTGCCGGACGAGGGCGTCGGCCACCTCGCGGAAAGCCCCCTGGATGGCCCCCTCGTAGCGGGCCAGGGAGATCTCCCGGTCGACCTTGGAGACCTGCAGGCGCGCCCGCAGGCTGCCCGCCGTGAAGATGGGCAGATCCAGCCGGGGCGAGAAGGCCCAGGCCCGGGAGGCGTCGTCGAAGAGGGTAGAGAGCTCCGAGCTGCCAAAGCCGGCCGAGGCCGTCAAGGCGATGCGCGGGAAGAAGGCGGCCCGGGCCGCACCGATATTGGCGTAAGCGGCTTTGAGCTGGTATTCGGCTGCCAGGATATCCGGGCGCTGCTGCAGCACCTCCGAAGGGACACCGGCGGGGATCTCCGTCACGGCCGCCAGTTCCGTCACCGGCGCCGCGGGCAGCAGGTCAGGCGGAAATTCCTGTCCCACCAGCTGGCGCAGGGCGTTCTCCCCCTCGGCCACGAGGCTGTCGTAACGGGCCCTATCCACCCGCGCCGCCTCAACGCTGGTCTGGGCCTGGCGCAGGTCGAGCTCGGAAGCGACTCCGGCGTCATAGCGCCGCTGGGTCAGCGCCAGAGTCTCCCGGTAGCTGGCCAGGGTCTCTTCGGCCAATTGCCGGCGTTCCCGGTCGGCGGCCAGAACCAGGTAGGCCCTCGCCACCTCCGAGACCAGAGCCAGGCGGGCGCTGCGATAGGCTTCTTCGCTGGCCAGATAGGTCTGAAGCGCCTGCTTTTTCAGGCTGCGTAAGCGCCCGAAAAAGTCGATCTCCCAGGCCGTCGTCGCCAGGGACACATTGTACTGCTCCAGATGGATAACGCGCCCAAAGCCTGACGTATCGGGGACCCGCTGGCGGTTGTAGCCGGCCCCGGCCTGCAGGCCAGGGAAGAGCTCGGAACGCTGGATGCGGTATTGGGCGCGGGTCCGCTCAATGGTCAAAGCCGTCACCCGCAGGTCGCGATTGCTTTCCAGGGCCAGCCTGATGAGTTCCTTGAGGTTTCCATCCACAAAAAAGTCCTGCCAGGACATGGCTGCATAAGCAGGTGCCGCCGGATCTTTATCCCCTTCCAGGTTGGCGTCAGCGGCCCAGGATGTCGGCACAGGAGCCTCCGGCCGGCTGTAATGAGGCGCCAGCGTACAGCCGCTTAGCAGCAAAACAGTCAATAGCAGGCAGATTGCCATTCTATGCATATCAGTGGCCCTCCTTGGTCGGTGCAGGCTTGGCCTTGAAAAGTCGGCGGATGGTGACGAAAAAGACCGGTACGAAGAATATCGCCAGCACCGTGGCGGTGACCATGGCGCCGTTGACGGCGGTCCCCATGGCGTTCTGGGCACCCGAGCCCGCCCCCGTGTTGAGGGCCAGCGGGAGCACGCCGAAGAAGAAGGCCAGCGAGGTCATCAGGATGGGACGCAGGCGCAAGCGGACAGCTTCCAGGGTCGCCTCGACCAGGCCCATGCCGCGTTCCATTTCTTCTTTGGCAAACTCGACGATGAGGATGGCATTCTTCGACGACAGGCCGATTGTGGTCAAAATGGCGATCTGGAAATACACGTCATTGGAGTAACCGCGGGAGGTCGCCGCCACGACGGCGCCAATGATCCCCAGGGGCACAACCAGCATGACCGAAAAGGGAACCGCCCAACTCTCGTAGAGAGCCGCCAGACAGAGAAAGACCACCAGCAGGGAGATGGCGTAGAGGGCCGGAGCCTGGGCGCCGGCCAGTCTTTCCTCGTAGGACAGGCCAGTCCATTCGTAGCCGATACCCGGGGGCAGCTGCGCCGCCAGCGCTTCCATCTGGGACATGGCTTCTCCCGAGCTCACGCCGGGAGCCGCCTGCCCCATGATCTGTATGGAGGGCATCCCGTTGTAACGCTCCAGGCGCGGGGAACCATACTGCCAATGGGCCGTGGAAAAGGCCGAGAAGGGCACCATCTCGCCGCGATTGTTGCGGGCGTACCAGCTACCGATATCCTCGGGAAGCATGCGATACTGGGGGGCCCCCTGAACGTAGACCCTTTTGACCCGGCCATTCTGGATAAAGTCATTGACATAGCTGCTCCCCCAGGCCGTGGCCAGCAGGCTGTTGATCTGGGCCAGGGGGATCCCCAGGGCTCCGGCGCGCACGTCATCAACATCCAGCTTATACTGGGGTGTATCGTCCTGGCCGTTGGGGCGCACCGCCACCAGGTTGGGACTCTGCATTGCCATGCCCAGCAGCTGGTTGCGGGCCGCCATGAGCTTTTCGTGGCCGAGACCGCCGCGGTCCTGCAGCTGAAAGTCGAAGCCGTTGGCGTTGCCCAGTTCCATTACCGCCGGCGGCACGAAGGCAAAGACCATGGCATCTTTGATCTGGCTGAAGGCGCCCATGGCCCGCCCGGCAATCGCCGGAGCCTTAAGGGCAGGATCCTGGCGAAGCTCCCAGTCTTTCAGGCGGATAAAGGCGATCCCCATATTCTGGCCGCGTCCGGCGAAACTGAAACCGGCCACGGTCATGAGGGAATCAATCGCTTCTCCCTCTTTTTCAAGAAAATGATGCTCCACCTGCTTGATCACTTCCATGGTTCTGGCCTGGGTGGCTCCCGCCGGCAGCTGCAGCTGCACCATGATGATGCCCTGGTCTTCCTCCGGCAAAAAGGCCGTGGGCATACGCAGAAAGAGCCAGGCCATGACCACGACGATGAGCCCGTAGATCACCATGAAACGTCCGGTGCGCCTCAGCATGCGGCCGACGAGGGACTGATACATATTATTGCTGCGGTCGAACCATTTGTTGAACCAGCGGAAGAAACCCTTGAACCAGCCGCTGTCCGCCGCCACATGCCCCTTGGCCACCGGTTTTAGCAGGGTGGCGCAGAGAGCTGGGGTCAGGATGACTGCCACCAGCACCGACAGAGCCATGGCCGAGACGATGGTGATGGAGAACTGCCGGTAGATAACCCCGGTGGAACCGCTGAAAAAGGCCATGGGGACAAAAACCGCCGACAGCACCAGGGCGATGCCAACCAGGGCGCCGATGATCTGGTCCATGGACTTGATGGTCGCTTCCCGCGGCGGCAGGCCCTCCTCCGTCATGATGCGCTCGACGTTCTCCACCACGACGATGGCGTCGTCCACCAGCAGGCCGATGGCCAGCACCATGGCGAACATGGTCAGGGTATTGATGGAGAAGCCCGCGGCCGCCAGCACGCCGAAGGTGCCGAGCAGCACCACCGGCACGGCGATGGTGGGGATGAGGGTGGCGCGGATGTTCTGCAGAAAGAGAAACATGACGACGAAGACCAGGAAGACGGCCTCGATGAGGGTGCGCACCACCTCTTCGATGGAAATCTTGACGAAGGGGGTGGTGTCGTAGGGATAGACGACCTTCATCCCCTGCGGAAAGAACCCGGACAGCTCCACCATCTTCTCTTTGATGCGCTCGGCCGTATCGAGGGCATTGGCACCGGCGGCCAGCTTGATCCCCAGTCCGGCGGCCGGGCTCCCTTTGTAGCGGGCCAGAATGTCGTAGTTTTCGGTGCCGATGGCCACCTCAGCCACGTCCTTCAGGCGGACGGTCGAGCCGTCGGCGTTGGTCCGCAGCACAATGGCCTCAAACTGTTCCGGCGTCTGCAGAAGGGTTCTGGCCGTTATGGTGGCATTGAGCTGCTGCCCCGCCACGGCCGGCAAGCCGCCGAACTGGCCGGCGGATACCTGGGCGTTCTGCGCCTGCAGCGCCGTCACCACATCTGCCGGGATCAGCTTGTAATTGGTCAGCTTGGTCGGGTTGAGCCAGATGCGCATGGCGTTCTGGGAACCGAAGAGCTGCACCTCGCCGACCCCTTCGAGGCGGCTGAGAATATCCTGGATATTGGAGACGGCATAGTCGGCGAGGTCGTAGCGGGTCATGGAGCCATCCTCCGAGACCAGGCCGACAATCAGCAGAAAGTTGCGCGTCGACTTGACGACCGAGATGCCCTGGCGCTGGACCACTTCGGGCAGCAGGGGTGTCGCCAGCTGCAGCTTGTTCTGGACCTGCACCTGGGCCAGATTGGGGTCGGTGCCGGCCTTGAAGGTCAGCGTCACCGTGCCCAGGCCGGCCGAGTCGCTGTTGGAGGCCATGTAAATCAGGTTGTCGATCCCGTTCATCTTCTGTTCGATGATCTGGGTGACCGTGTCCTGCACCGTCTGGGCCGAGGCCCCCGGATAGACGGCGTTGATGGATATCTGCGGCGGCGCGATGGAAGGGTACTGCGAAACCGGCAGCGTCTTGATCGCCAGCAGGCCGGCCAGCATGATGATAATTGCTATGACCCAGGCAAATATGGGTCGGTCTATGAAAAATCGGGCCATGTGGAACTCCTTTAGTTGCCGGGGACCGTGTTTTGAGGGGCTGCATCAGGGGTGACATAGGGAACCGTTTTGACGGACGTTCCCGGTCTCGCCTTCTGAATACCTTCCATAATCACACGATCGCCTGCCTGCAGGCCCTTTTCCACCAGCCATTGATCGCCCATGGTGCGATTCACTTCGATGATCCGAGGAGCAACTTTGTCTTCCGCTGTAACCACAAAAACCATGGCGTTACCAGCGGGGTTGCGGGTCACCGCCCGCTGCGGCACCATTATGGCCTGTTCTTTTACCCCCTCAAGAACGATGGCCCGGACAAAAAGACCGGGCAGCAGAGTCTGCTCGGGGTTGGGAAAGAGGGTGCGTAACGTCACCGAACCCGTGCTTTCCTCTACGGTTACCTCGGAGAACTTCAGGGTTCCAGCCAGCGGGTAGGGGGTGCCATCCTCCAGCATCAGCTTCACTTCGGCCTGGCGGGGATCACCTTCCTGGACCAGTCCACCGGCAATCTGACGTTTGAGACTCAGCAGCTCGGCCGCCGATTGGGTCACATCGACATACATGGGGTCAAGCTGCCGGATGGTGGCCAGAGGCGCGGCCTGACTGGCGGTGACCAAAGCGCCGGTGGTGACGGAAGAGCGGCCGATTCGGCCCGCAATCGGCGCCTTTATCTGTGTGTAGTTCAGGTTGATGCGGGCTCGCTCCACCGCGGCCCTGGCCGCTTCAATCTCAGCCTGGGCGCTTTTCATCGCCGAACGTGTATCATCGTAGTCCTGCTGGCTGACCGCCTTCATGTCGACCAGCTCCCGATACCGCTCTTCCCGCAGCTGCAAGGCCTCGAAATTGGCTTCGGCCTGGGCAAGGGATGCTTGGGCGCTGTTGTATTCCGCCTGGTGGACAGCCGGATCGATCTGGTACAACACCTGCCCCGCCTTCACCTCGGAGCCTTCGGTGAAGAGCCGTTTCTGGATGATGCCACCCACCTGGGGGCGCACCTCAGCAATGAGACGGGGAGCTGTGCGGCCCGGCAGTTCCGTAGTCAAGGTTACGGTCTCTTCTTTCACCGTCAGTACCGACACCTCCGGGGCCGGTCTGGCACCCTGGGGCCCGGCCGGCCCATTTTTTTCGCACCCGGCCAGCAGCAGCCCGGCAATGAGGAGCCCTGTCAATGTTATGATCGTTCTTCTGAAACTGGTTCGCATAAACACCTCTATCCTTGTCCTAAATGATATTGAGTAACTTGCCGGCGAGCCGATGGCGCCATCGCCGCTGTTAAGATTTGACTCGTTCCTCTGCCTCCGCGGCTGGCGTCTTCACCGCATCCCAACAGGCCTTGATCGTTTCGTCGATAACCGGTCGTCCAACGGTAAAAACCCAAGCACATGGTCGCGGGCCACAGACAGAATGGGGCCGAAAGCCAGGGCCAGCAGGATGGACAGCGGCAGGTCTTTCAGCAGCTTTTTTGAGACGCCTTCGTCAAAGAGATGCAGGCAGACATCCCGCTCCTGCCGGCGCACCAACAGCCGTTCCCGACGAAAGGCAACCCCATAGGGGGAGTTGTGAAACTGTTCCACGTAGCGGAAATCAAGGGGGTTTTCGGTAAAATATTTCAGCAGAGCCTTGAGCAGGTGGAAAAAACGTTCCCGGAAAGGCTGGTTCACGTCATAACCGGCGGTGATAACCGGATTGACGCGGTTTTCCACTTCCTGATAAAGTTCGGTGATCAACACATCCTTGTTCGCAAAATAACGATAGATCGTGCCGGCCCCCACCTTGGCCTGCTCGGCGATGAGGGCCATGGGCGTGCCGTGGTATCCCCGCTCGGCGATCAGCTCAAGGGCGGCCCTGACGATCTCTTCCCGTTTGTCTGTCTTGGTCATGTCCTGTCCTGTCCTTGATCCGGAATGAATAATCATTCCATTTTATAGAAAAGGCGAGAAAACGTCCAGCATTTTTTACGGCCCAAGATAAAAAGATTAAAAGGATGGCTTCCCTGTTAGCACAAAAGTGAAAAGGCGGCGGATATAATCACCCGCCGCCCTTTTCGTCAAGCATGCTGAAAACCCTGACTAAGCTCAGGCTTTTTTGTCACTCAGACGGGCCAGGGCCTCATCGGCGGTCTGATCGTAACGAGCTCGTTCCTTTGCTGCCATATCCTTCAGACCCTGGGCGATTTCGGGATATTTGAGGGCCAGGATACGGGCCGCCATGATAGCGGCGTTACGGGAACCATCGATGGCCACCGTCGCCACCGGTACGCCCGGGGGCATCTGCACGGTAGAGAGGAGGCTGTCCCAGCCGGAGAGGGGACCGTTGCCCAGGGGCAAGCCGATGACCGGCAGCTGGGTATGACCAGCGATCACGCCGGCCAGGTGGGCGGCCACACCGGCACAGCCGATAAGGACCTCAACCCCCTCGGCGTGGGCGCGGTCGAGGTAGGCGAAAACCTTGTCGGGGGTGCGGTGGGCCGAAGCGACGACAATTTCGCTGCGAATACCCAGCTCATCGAGGGTGTCCCGCACCTTGACCACCTTGGGCAGATCGTTGGGACTGCCGGTAAGGATGCCGACGAGAACCTTGTCCTTGGGTGAAGCCGTTCCTGCTTTAGTCACTTTACAATCTCCTTTGTTGGGGGAGGCCGACAAGGCCACCACGACATACCGTTCAAGAATGCATCTGCCTGTCAAACACAAATAAAAACAAAAGACCTTTATTCACATCACTTCGGTTCGTGGTGTGAATAAAGGTCTTGCAAATTCCGATCAAAGATCGCAACCCCGCGCCCGGGTGACTGGCACCGTATTGACGAATCGCGGGCCGGCTCTTTTCCAGCCGGAAGCTACTCCCCTTTAAAGGCAAAAATATTATTGGACGTGCGGGCCCATGTCAATAGAAATAGGCACCTATGCAACGACTTCTTTACCCTATGGTTACCTGCCGGGTCTCTTCCCACAGCCCATGGAGATTACAGAACTCACGGGCCCTGAGGGTGGCCGGTCCCTCCACAGTGATAAAAAAGGTGACCTTGGGAGCATTCTGGCCTGGCGTCAACGTGGCCCTGCCGGCCGGCTTGTCGTCGACGAACAGCTCAACATAGTCGATGTAATGTTCCTTGACCATGGGATGGATGACTTCCCCCACCGTGATCGTCACCGGGAAGGGCACTCCCTTGGTCAGGCGCTCCGGCACCTCGATTACCGGCACATGCTTCTGTTCGGACAAGGATTTGTTGGCTGGATCTTTGGCCGTGAAGACATGCATCTCTGACTCGGCGGCGCGCACACTGGGAACACCCATGAAAAGACCAGCAGCCAAAACCGTCGAACCCGTCAGCAGAAACTCCCGTCGCTTCACATCAGCACCCATATGCTTGCCTCCTTTTAGTTATATTTAGGAACTATATCCGGCTTTGCAATTCTTGCAAGAGACGGCTGCCCTGTCTGGGGCGATTTCACTTGCTCCTGCACAAGAAGGTATTATATATTGAAAGTCCTATCTTATGGAGGAGCCTTATGGAAATACTCAGTATCCTCGGCATTGTTGCCATCTGGTACGTCGTCAACAAGTGGGTTTTGCCCAAGATGGGCGTCCAAACCTGACTGTCCGACAGTTGCAGCCTTCCGGTCCGGAAGGAAGAAGAAAAAAAAGAAAACCAATAATTCTCGTATCTGTGCATTCAGCCCCCCGGAAAGACCATTCCGGCGGGGCTGATTTTTTTTGCAAACAAAAGGGCCACCCCGGTTGGGCGGCCCTTTTGTTTGCTCGGTGTTCTTGATCGGTTTTATTTGCTCCGGGCCCACTTGGGGTTGACCATCGGATCCCCTTTGTAGCCCAGCGCTTTCCAGTTCAGGCGGCCGTTGTCTCCATGACAGTCGAGGCAGTTGAGGGCTTCGCTGGCCGGAGAGACCATGTGGTTGAGACGCCAGTACATGCGGGTCTCGATAAAGTCGACCTCACCGCTGAAGGGCAGTCCTGCCGCCTTCATGCCGATTTCGGCCGAGCGCTTCCAGTCGAAGGTGGTCCAGTAACCATCGTCGCCGATCTGATGGACGGCCAGCAGGGTTTTGTTGACAGGGTCAAAGGCCTGTTTGCCGCCCATCACCTTGAAGGGATAAATGCGGGCCTTTTTGTCCTTGATGGTCGACGTCGGTCCAGCCACCATCAGCACTTTGTTCGGATCCTTGATCTTCTGGCCGCGTACATGGTTGATGGCCTCGCCCGTCTCAAACCAGGCATACTCGGGTTGAACCATTTTGCCGTACTTCATGTCCCCCTTTTTCTTCACATACAGGGGCAGACCGTATTTATCCTTGATGATATCACGGCTGTCATCGCCGGCGGTCGACCAGTCCCACCAGATTTTGGTCGGAATCTCTTTGGCATAATACGGAATGTGGCAGGTCTGACAGGCGATGTTGGCCGCGTGATCGTTGAGACGGCTTTCCTGGTGGACAGCACCGGCGTGGCAATCTTCGCAGCGGAGCTGGCTGGCGGCACCCGGAGAGACGCCGAGGGAATTACCAGGGATGACATGGTTTTTGGTCACATGGCAGGACTGGCAGGAAAAGTCCTGGCCGTCGAGACCCATGTGGATGTCGGTCTTGCTTTCAGGATAGGACATGGAGGAATCGAGGTCGCCGTGCTTGACAGCATCACCACCGCCGCCGTAGAAGTGGCAGGCACCGCAGTTGTCACGTACGGGTGCGCCGACATTCTGAGCAATCCGCAGCAGGTTAAGGCCTTCGGCGGGCCAGCCGGCATCGCCCTTGACGTAAGTGCCTGTCGTGTCGTGGCAGACCAGACAGTCCACCCTGGTCTTATCGCTGAAATCGAAACTGTCGTCCTCGAAACCGTAACCGGCATGGCAACGGTTGCACGAAGTCTCGTTACTTTTAATCTGGGTGCAGTAGTTATTGAGCACATTGCGCTTGCCGGCGGCTACTTTTTTCCCGTCAATCTCCTGTTCGAGGGCCCAGGTCCAGTGACTGGTCTTCATGAAGTCTTCGGCCTGCTGCTCATGGCAGTCCAGGCAGACCCTGGTGACATCTGGCCCTGTTTTGAATTCCCCTTGAACATATTCGGTGTGAGGATTGGCGGCCAGGGCTGCTCCTCCCCATAAACCCAGAATCAAAAATAACGCCAAAATCCTTTTCAACTGTCGCATGCATCGACCTCCTTGGAATATTGCTTATAGTGTGAACCCTCTAACCGCAGCAAATTGGATGCCATTTTTTCTGAAGATATCAATCGGCGAAGAAAGACCTGAGGTCACCCCTTTTTGGGGGGTAGTTTCAATCCTTCGACCTGGAGCACAGGGCCCTGTCGATGGGCGCGAAATGACC
Protein-coding regions in this window:
- a CDS encoding BCCT family transporter, translated to MDEKGEEKGWFHLDVHPWVFFTSAGLIVLFVALTLIFGANVDDFFASLQSFIGTYAGWFFVWTMNIILVYVVSLLLGRFSGIRLGGAEAVPEFTTLGWFSMLFSAGMGIGLLFYGVAEPMFHFIASPLVEPGTAEAARVGMDLTFLHWGLHPWAIYSIVGLSLAFFAFNKGLPLSIRSVFYPLFGERIYGPIGNIIDIMATVATLFGVATSLGLGVQQVNAGLNHLFGIPQSVTVQVMLIAGITAVATWSVVRGINSGIKLLSEINVYLAGGLMLFVLLLGPTLFIMKALMENIGFYLQNLPQLATWNETYEATDWQQAWTIFYWGWWISWSPFVGMFIARVSYGRTVGEFIKGVLLIPTFITFIWITVFGNSAINIEMFGAGDIGKAVQENVPVSLFKLLEHYPLQSVTSMLAIVVVITFFVTSSDSGSLVIDIITAGGNPEPPLMQRVFWAILEGVVAAVLLFGGGLVALQTAAIATGLPFSVILLGMCVALHKGLAEYKEGQSFELSIDGARTREFRTRPTAKLPTFGRRRFW
- a CDS encoding YqaE/Pmp3 family membrane protein; the protein is MDLVRILIAILLPPLGVFLQVGIGAQFWINILLTLLGYIPGIVHAVWIIAKR
- a CDS encoding efflux transporter outer membrane subunit; the encoded protein is MHRMAICLLLTVLLLSGCTLAPHYSRPEAPVPTSWAADANLEGDKDPAAPAYAAMSWQDFFVDGNLKELIRLALESNRDLRVTALTIERTRAQYRIQRSELFPGLQAGAGYNRQRVPDTSGFGRVIHLEQYNVSLATTAWEIDFFGRLRSLKKQALQTYLASEEAYRSARLALVSEVARAYLVLAADRERRQLAEETLASYRETLALTQRRYDAGVASELDLRQAQTSVEAARVDRARYDSLVAEGENALRQLVGQEFPPDLLPAAPVTELAAVTEIPAGVPSEVLQQRPDILAAEYQLKAAYANIGAARAAFFPRIALTASAGFGSSELSTLFDDASRAWAFSPRLDLPIFTAGSLRARLQVSKVDREISLARYEGAIQGAFREVADALVRQETIVDQLQAQQALVEATAATYNLSELRYTRGVDSFLSLLDSQRSLYGARQGLVAVRLARLENLVSLYKVLGGGAF
- a CDS encoding serine protease, translated to MLGNVFQKFSGGCMMIFRRQGENVQFLGTAFLVHEDGYLLSVSHILPEEGQLMVVPGDSGSEFVSINQETVTSIPVKVVRRSHERDLALLKMDQDIGIRMPDHFIGTAMSTMTGNSVMALGFAFGHQSLHTLVAMNAVVSGKVLSNNQTRLLLFDSMIHHGDRGGPLVSVEDGLVIGIINGRFDPQEASKEYTDGRNTVETNTNISYAVAIDYGVDLMEKEGLKPH
- a CDS encoding YqaA family protein, whose amino-acid sequence is MVLSCLMLFAASFLAATILPFSSEVILFALLREGYPPFVLLATATLGNTLGSFANYGLGRWLLHYRDRRWFYFSGEQIDKGQRWFQHYGFWVLLLAWLPVVGDALTLVAGVMKVRVWLFLLLVAIGKGLRYLTILGLSSWWPL